A part of Scophthalmus maximus strain ysfricsl-2021 chromosome 20, ASM2237912v1, whole genome shotgun sequence genomic DNA contains:
- the slc45a2 gene encoding membrane-associated transporter protein: MTLLSEDQSVRPQPCQAPEPAGKHICTSLERRATEHTGSREDYMDISGESAVFEAVEPPRRSRGRLLLHGLVMFGREFCYAVEAAFVTPVLLSVGLPRSLYSLVWLISPILGFLLQPIIGSASDYCRSPWGRRRPYILVLGILMLLGITLFLNGDAVVSALVSDRSLKSIWAIVVVMLGVVLFDFAADFIDGPIKAYLFDVCSHRDKELGLHYHALLTGLGGACGYLVGAMDWGHSALGQVLGSEYQVIYFFSALTWSIFLTVHLFSIKEQPLAKDPSAPDTSPPSALRVLGSHSNGYGTLSKEPVSAVAPASAPDLRPRSFSALGEANSVTSSAKQPNKEAQKRMTFRSLMKVIINMPSHYRCLCVSHLLGWTAFLCNMLFFTDFMGQIVYKGNPYAEHNSTAYITYERGVEVGCWGLCINAVSSALYSYVQHFLLPYIGLKGLYFMGYFVFGLGTSLIGLFPNIIATLILCSVFGVMSSTLYTIPFNLIAEYQREEQEQAAKRGDKELPRGTGVDCSALTCMVQLAQILVGAGLGALVNLAGSVIVVVLSASTVSLLGCIFIAIFIRYVE, from the exons aTGACCCTTCTGTCAGAGGACCAGTCTGTGCGGCCCCAGCCCTGCCAGGCCCCGGAGCCTGCCGGCAAACACATCTGCACGTCTTTGGAGCGACGCGCGACGGAGCACACTGGCTCCAGAGAGGACTACATGGACATTAGCGGGGAGAGCGCCGTGTTCGAAGCCGTGGAGCCCCCCAGGCGCTCCCGgggccgcctcctcctccacggccTGGTCATGTTCGGAAGGGAATTCTGCTACGCCGTGGAGGCAGCCTTCGTCACGCCGGTGCTCCTGAGCGTGGGCCTCCCCCGCAGCCTGTACAGCCTGGTGTGGCTGATCAGCCCCATCCTGGGCTTCCTGCTTCAGCCCATCATCGGCTCGGCCAGCGACTACTGCCGCTCGCCATGGGGCCGGCGGCGGCCTTACATCCTGGTGCTGGGCATCCTCATGCTGCTGGGAATCACCCTGTTCCTCAATGGAGATGCTGTCGTCTCAG CGCTCGTCAGCGACCGGTCACTGAAGAGCATTTGGGCCATCGTGGTGGTGATGCTCGGGGTCGTGCTGTTCGACTTCGCCGCAGACTTCATCGACGGGCCCATCAAGGCCTACCTGTTCGATGTGTGCTCGCATCGGGACAAGGAGCTAGGCCTGCACTACCATGCGCTCCTCACAG GCCTGGGCGGGGCGTGTGGGTACCTGGTGGGGGCCATGGACTGGGGTCATTCTGCGTTGGGTCAGGTGCTGGGCTCCGAGTACCAAGTCATCTACTTCTTCTCAGCATTGACCTGGAGCATCTTCCTCACGGTGCACCTTTTCAGTATCAAAGAGCAGCCTCTGGCCAAGGACCCATCTGCTCCTGACACATCACCTCCCAGCGCCCTGCGCGTCTTGGGATCCCACAGCAATGGCTACGGCACGTTATCGAAGGAGCCCGTCTCCGCCGTGGCCCCGGCATCGGCCCCGGACCTCAGGCCGAGGTCCTTCTCTGCCCTCGGGGAGGCCAACTCCGTGACCTCCAGCGCCAAGCAGCCAAACAAGGAG GCCCAGAAGAGGATGACATTCAGGTCGCTGATGAAAGTCATCATCAACATGCCAAGCCACTACCGCTGCCTGTGTGTCAGTCACCTGCTTGGATGGACAGCTTTCCTCTGCAACATGCTCTTCTTCACCGATTTCATGGGACAG ATTGTGTACAAGGGAAATCCATATGCAGAGCATAACTCTACCGCCTACATCACATACGAGAGAGGAGTGGAAGTGGGCTGCTGGGGACTGTGTATTAATGCTGTGTCCTCTGCTCTCTACTCCT atgtgcAGCACTTCCTCCTCCCATACATCGGCCTGAAAGGATTATACTTCATGGGCTACTTTGTGTTCGGCCTGGGCACCAGTCTGATTGGCCTCTTCCCCAACATCATTGCCACGCTCATCCTCTGCAGCGTGTTCGGTGTCATGTCCAGTACTCTCTACACCATCCCATTCAACCTGATAGCAGAGTACCAGCGGGAAGAGCAG gaaCAAGCGGCGAAGCGGGGGGACAAAGAGCTGCCGCGGGGCACCGGCGTGGACTGCTCGGCGCTCACCTGCATGGTCCAGCTGGCTCAGATCCTGGTGGGCGCGGGGCTCGGCGCTCTGGTCAACCTGGCGGGAAGTGTAATCGTGGTGGTGCTCTCAGCCTCCACCGTGTCTCTGTTAGGCTGCATCTTCATCGCCATCTTCATTAGATATGTGGAATGA
- the rxfp3 gene encoding relaxin-3 receptor 1, with amino-acid sequence MSGEFIDTAAEDSGGPGLNFSCVFNTTNRSSGAGVHLSDVDRTASAGAVVRIIISVVYSLVCALGLVGNLLVLYLMKSRQAWKKSSINLFVTSLAVTDLQFVLTLPFWAVENALDFTWLFGKAMCKMVSYVTAMNMYASVFFLTAMSVARYWSLASALRGRRRRAQCCSARCVAVLVWFAAVAAALPHAVFSTAVTVSNEDLCLVKFPESSGSAQFWLGLYHSQKVLLGFAAPLAIISACYLLLLRVITPRNTNTSSAKRRAKVTRSVTIVVLSFFLCWLPNQALTAWGILIKLNVVHFSYEYYTAQVYVFPVSVCLAHSNSCLNPILYCLMRREFRKALRKLFWRMTSPHLTTVRPITATSKPDEQVQVLVPISAPEEPAVVVYPPGAVMYSDRRDLPQNST; translated from the coding sequence ATGTCTGGGGAATTTATCGACACTGCCGCCGAGGACTCGGGGGGACCAGGGCTCAACTTCAGCTGCGTTTTCAACACGACCAACCGCTCCTCCGGCGCCGGGGTCCACCTGTCGGACGTGGACAGAACGGCTTCTGCGGGAGCAGTTGTGAGGATCATCATCTCCGTCGTGTACTCGCTGGTCTGTGCGCTCGGTCTGGTGGGGAACTTGCTGGTCCTGTACCTGATGAAGTCCAGGCAGGCGTGGAAGAAATCCTCCATCAACCTTTTCGTAACTAGCTTGGCGGTGACGGATCTCCAGTTCGTCCTGACTCTGCCGTTCTGGGCGGTGGAGAACGCGCTGGACTTCACCTGGCTCTTCGGCAAAGCCATGTGCAAGATGGTCTCCTACGTGACGGCCATGAACATGTACGCCAGCGTGTTCTTCCTGACGGCCATGAGCGTGGCGAGGTACTGGTCGCTCGCCTCGGCGCTCCGCGGCCGGCGGCGGCGCGCACAGTGCTGCTCGGCGCGCTGCGTCGCGGTGCTCGTCTGGTtcgccgccgtcgccgccgcGCTGCCGCACGCCGTTTTCTCCACCGCCGTCACGGTTTCCAACGAGGACCTGTGCCTCGTCAAATTCCCCGAGAGCAGCGGGAGCGCGCAGTTCTGGCTGGGTCTCTACCACTCGCAGAAAGTGCTGCTGGGCTTCGCGGCGCCGCTGGCCATCATCTCAGCCTgctacctgctgctgctgcgcgtcATCACCCCCAGGAACACCAACACGTCCAGCGCCAAGCGCCGCGCCAAGGTCACCAGGTCCGTCACCATCGTGGTGctgtccttcttcctctgctggcTGCCCAACCAGGCGCTCACAGCCTGGGGCATCCTCATCAAGCTCAACGTGGTTCATTTCAGTTACGAGTACTACACCGCGCAGGTGTACGTCTTCCCCGTGTCCGTGTGCCTGGCGCACTCCAACAGCTGCCTGAACCCCATCCTGTACTGCCTGATGAGGCGGGAGTTCAGGAAGGCGCTGAGGAAACTCTTCTGGCGGATGACTTCGCCCCACCTGACCACCGTCAGGCCGATCACTGCCACCTCGAAGCCGGACGAGCAAGTGCAAGTCCTGGTCCCCATCAGCGCGCCCGAGGAGCCCGCCGTGGTCGTCTACCCTCCGGGGGCGGTGATGTATAGTGACAGGCGAGATCTTCCACAAAACAGCACTTAA